The following nucleotide sequence is from Nitratidesulfovibrio termitidis HI1.
GCCGGGGAAGGCGGACATCCACGGCAGCAGGGTGGCTGCGGCAATCACCCACATGGCGGGTGCGCCAAGGCCCAGCACCAGGCCGCGCAGCAGGGCGCGCATGCCCTTTTCCGGCAGGCGTTCCGCCAGCAGGGTCACAAGGGCCACCAGCACCGCGCCCAGTTGCAGGGCCACGGCCACGGCCAGCGCCACCAGAAAGAACGGGATGGCCAGCCGCGCCCAGCCGAGCACGGCGGCCAGCAGCGAGACAATGCACAGCGCGGGTTCGCAGGCCAGCAGCACCCGTTCCAGCAGGGGCAGCACGCGGGGCCTGCCGCGCCGTGCGCGCACGGCCAGCACCGCCACCATGCACAGCGCCCATACCGGGGCCAGCAGCACGGCGGGCGGATTCAGGAACAGCAGCAGCACGCCGATGGCCGCCGGGGCGAACAGCAGCAACAGGGGCGAACGTTGCGGCACACCGGCAAGACCGGAAGAGCGCAGGCTCCAGACCAGGGTCAGTTCGCCCAGCAGCAACATGAGGTGCGCGGGCACCACCACGGCCCGGTACACCTCGCCGCCGCGCGCCCACGAGGCGAAGTGCAGGGCGATGCCCACGGCGATCCACGGCCAGCTGCGGGCGGCCACGTTGCGGCAGCTTTCGGCCCAGCCGCCGGGCAACCGGCAGCCACGCCGCAGGGCCAGCCTGCCCAGCAGGAGCAGGGGCACGACCAGGAAGGCAAAGCGCAGCAGCAGCGCGCCCCAGTCGCGGGGGGTCTGCGGAAATTCCGTGGCCAGGCGCACCTCGGTCGTGTCCGACCAGGCGGCCAGGTTGCCGGGCAGCGATTGCCACACCGAAAGGTCCATCAGCGAACTGGAGGCCACCAGATAATAGACGCGCCACAGCGCGGGCAGTTGTGCGTCGATCTGCTCCAGCGCCTGGGTCAGCTTGGCGTCAACAGCGTGGCCGGGGTCCAGGGCGCGGGCCAGGCGGGTGCGCAGGGTCGTCAGGTTCTTGCGGCCCTCGGTGAGCTTGGCGAGATACGCGGACAGATCCTTGGAAAGTTCGCTGGACCGTTCCGTGGCCAGGTGCTCGGACAATTCCTTGTCCAGCGCGTTGAAGTCGTCCAGGCGCTGGCGCACGGCGGCGTCGGTGGTTTCCATGGGGGCCAGCCGGCCTTGCAGGGTGCGCTGCACGCTTGCCAGTTGCCGACGGATGGCGGCCATTTCGCTGGGGTGGTTGCGGCTCAGCTGGTACAGGGCGAACAGTCGCTGATAGTCACGCTGCACGGCGGACACCTGGATGTCCAGCGCCCTGGCCATGTCGGGCAGCGCCTTGCGCAGCCGGTCGGTTTCTTCCACCAGGGCGGTCAGTTCCTGCGCGCGCGTCTGCCAGATGAGGTCCATGGACTGCAAGCCGTCCGGTGCATCCTGCTGCGTGTCGCCCGGCAGGGCGGCGTCGGCGGAGGGGCTCTGCGCGGCCAGTGCGGTGCCTGCGGCGGTCAGGCCGGGGCCGAGGGGGGCAAGGCCGACCAGCAGGGCCATGACCAGCAGGGCCGTGACCGGCAGGGCGAACAGCAGGACGCGCGGCAGGTGCGGGCGGCGGTGGCTGGTGAACGCGCGGGATGGCGGGGTGTTGGCCGGGTGATGTAGGGCGACATGAAGCATGGGGGTCTGCATCCTGTGGAGTTGCTGTTCGCGGTGCCCGGTAAGGGGCCGACGGGTGCCCGGCGGGGCCGGACAGAAACCGTGCATGAGCCGGACGTGAACCGGACTTCACCCTATACGCCGCCCCGGCTTGTTGTTCAACGTGGCCGGATGCGCTGGCGGCGCTTTCCGCCCGCGGTTCTGATTATTCTACGGAACCACTTGCCCGGTTAGGGAAATTGGGCGAGAATGCAGGTATTCACGTCAACCATAGCCCCCATCGGGCACGCGTTGCGAGCAATGCGTGCCCGGCATGAGCGCAAGGACCGTTCCGGCCCCGCTCGCCCGGCACGACCGGAAGAACCGCACAAGCCATGGTTGGCGAATCCAGGAGGAAACCGGCATGACCCCGGCTTTGCCGCCCGCCGCGCTGGTGCCCGTGCCCGACCCCATACCGGGGCCGTGGGGATGGTTCCAGGCGCTTCTGCTGCTCACCTTCGTGGTGCACCTGCTGTTCATGAACGTGGTGCTGGGCACGGCGGTGATCACCCTGTTCCGCTCGCTGCGCACGCCATTTGCCCCCAATGACCAGATCAACGTGGACATCCGCGAAACGGCGGCCTGGGTGCCGCGCGCCATGGCCCTGGCCGTGAACTTCGGGGTGCCGCCGCTGCTGTTTCTGCAGGTGCTGTACGGGCAGTTCATCTACCCCAGTTCCATCCTGATGGCCACGTGGTGGCTGGGGATCGTGGGCTTCGTGATGATGGCCTACTACGGCTTCTACCTGTATGGCCTGGGGCATGCCGTGCTTGGCCCGCGCCGCACCCTGGTGGCGGGCATCAGCGTGGCGCTGCTGCTGGTCAACGCCTTCGTGCTCACCAACAACGCCACCCTGATGCTGGACCCGGCCCGCTGGACCGGCTACGCCGCCTCGCCGGGCGGCACCCTGCTGAACTGGGGCGAACCTTCGCTGGTGCCGCGTTACCTGCACATGGTGGTGGGCGCGGTGGCCGTGGGCGGACTGTTCATTGCCGGGCGCGCGCGACTGCTGCAAAAGGCGGGCGGTCCCGTGGCATCCGGCCCGCAGGGGCCGCAGGACTGGAACCTGCGCATCACCGAAGGCCTCAAATGGTTCACCCACGCCACCTACGCCCAGTTCGTGCTGGGCGCGTGGTTTCTGCTCAGCCTGCCCGGCCATCTGACGAAACTTTTCATGGGCGGGCACGGGCTGGCCACCGGCGCCTTCGCGCTGGGGCTGGCGGGCACCGTGCTGGCCCTGGTCGCCGCCCGGCAACGCCGGGTGTGGCTGGCCGCCGGGGCCACGACGGGCGTCATATTCCTGATGGCGTCCATGCGCGCCGTGCTGCGCGACGCCTGGCTGGCCCCGCACCTGAATGCCTCCATGGCCCAGGCGGCGGCCACTCCCGTGCTACCGCCAATGGTCGGACAGGACGGCGCGGCGGCGCTGTTCGTGGTGTCGCTGGTGGCCGGCGTCGCCGCCGTGTGGTGGCTGGTGGTCATCGCCCGCCGCAGCGGGAAGGAGGCGTAGGCCATGCAGTACCCGGTCTGGCAACTGCCGGTGAACGGCGGCCTGCTCATCGCGCTTATTTCCGTCATTCATGTATTCGTGGCCCAGTTCGCCGTGGGGGGCGGATTCTTTCTGGTCATGGCCGAGCGCAAGGGCCACGCGGAAGGCAGCAACGAGATATTGCAGTGGGTGAAGCGGCACAGCCGGTTCTTCGTGCTGCTGACCATGGTTTTCGGCGGCGTGACCGGGGTGGGCATCTGGCTGATCATCTCGCTGGTCAGCCCGGCGGCCACATCACAGCTGGTGCACCTGTTCCTGTACGGCTGGGCCACGGAGTGGGTGTTCTTTCTGGGCGAGATCATGGCCCTGCTGGTGTACTACTACACCTTCCAGCGTTGCATCTCGGGCCGCATGAGCAAAAAGGATCACATGGCGGCGGGCTGGCTGTACGCGCTGTTCGCCTTCCTGTCGCTGTTCATGATCAACGGCATCATCGGGTTCATGCTCACCCCCGGCGAATGGCTGCGCACCGGCAATTTCTGGGACGGGTTCTTCAACCCCACCTTCTGGCCCGCGCTGGTGTTCCGCTTTGCCCTGTGCCTGCTGCTGGCGGGCCTGTTCGCCATGATCACCGCCCTGCGCATACCCGGCCCGGCAACGCGCGAGGCCATGGTGCGCTGGTCGGCCAAATGGGTGTGCCTGCCGTTCATCGGGCTGCTCTTGGGCGCGGCATGGTATTTCACCGCACTTCCCCCTGACCAGCAGGCCATGATCCTGCGCCGCACCGACGACATCCGGCCCTTCGCCCTGGCCTGGCCAGTGGTCACGCCGCTGCTGTTCCTGGGCGGGCTGGCCTTTTTCGTGAAGGCCAGCGGCCAGGCGCGGGCCGTGCTGGCGGGTGTGGTGCTGTTGCTGGGCCTTGCCCAGGTGGGCACCTTCGAGTGGATGCGC
It contains:
- a CDS encoding mechanosensitive ion channel family protein, which translates into the protein MLHVALHHPANTPPSRAFTSHRRPHLPRVLLFALPVTALLVMALLVGLAPLGPGLTAAGTALAAQSPSADAALPGDTQQDAPDGLQSMDLIWQTRAQELTALVEETDRLRKALPDMARALDIQVSAVQRDYQRLFALYQLSRNHPSEMAAIRRQLASVQRTLQGRLAPMETTDAAVRQRLDDFNALDKELSEHLATERSSELSKDLSAYLAKLTEGRKNLTTLRTRLARALDPGHAVDAKLTQALEQIDAQLPALWRVYYLVASSSLMDLSVWQSLPGNLAAWSDTTEVRLATEFPQTPRDWGALLLRFAFLVVPLLLLGRLALRRGCRLPGGWAESCRNVAARSWPWIAVGIALHFASWARGGEVYRAVVVPAHLMLLLGELTLVWSLRSSGLAGVPQRSPLLLLFAPAAIGVLLLFLNPPAVLLAPVWALCMVAVLAVRARRGRPRVLPLLERVLLACEPALCIVSLLAAVLGWARLAIPFFLVALAVAVALQLGAVLVALVTLLAERLPEKGMRALLRGLVLGLGAPAMWVIAAATLLPWMSAFPGGPYMMRQALELNVNVGSVSFNSLRVLGLVLLFYLTRSAIAVGTSFLDNLPARLPRVERGVIPPLQTGLTYALWALFGLVVLNALGVSLTSLTVIAGGLSVGLGFGLQTIFNNFFSGLILIFGRSLLEGDIIQIGETWGTVRKISIRSTTVETFDNAVIFVPNSELVSNRLTNWTRNSMRMRRDIAVGVAYGSDIDKVTELLMQAADEHPRVMRDPAPNVLFQDFGPSSLDFVLRVWVDDLNHGVSAASDLRRTIDRLFRENAIEISFPQLDVHVRGMEGLPAPAVPPISAAPSAPAQPADAGAAENPVAPRARAGNVTPDDEDGASRSGA
- a CDS encoding c-type cytochrome, whose amino-acid sequence is MQYPVWQLPVNGGLLIALISVIHVFVAQFAVGGGFFLVMAERKGHAEGSNEILQWVKRHSRFFVLLTMVFGGVTGVGIWLIISLVSPAATSQLVHLFLYGWATEWVFFLGEIMALLVYYYTFQRCISGRMSKKDHMAAGWLYALFAFLSLFMINGIIGFMLTPGEWLRTGNFWDGFFNPTFWPALVFRFALCLLLAGLFAMITALRIPGPATREAMVRWSAKWVCLPFIGLLLGAAWYFTALPPDQQAMILRRTDDIRPFALAWPVVTPLLFLGGLAFFVKASGQARAVLAGVVLLLGLAQVGTFEWMRETGRRPWVIHGYMYSNGIRAADVERMQRDGALSLTAWAGTRQVTDDNRLDVGRFLWAQQCSSCHGMGNPMLDMAPRAAKRGVAGMEAQLAGQGKLLPYMPPFCGTPAERHALAVYIAHEVERRTGR